The following coding sequences are from one Pseudonocardia sp. EC080619-01 window:
- a CDS encoding YggT family protein yields MIASLLGLVLGLFQFVLVARVIVDWIEVLGSGRGGAVLDTARRITHGITEPVVAPVRRLVQPVRMGNVGLDLSVLIVFVLVFVVRLVVVPLIPF; encoded by the coding sequence GTGATCGCTTCATTGCTCGGCCTCGTACTGGGGTTGTTCCAGTTCGTGCTGGTCGCCCGGGTGATCGTCGACTGGATCGAGGTGCTCGGGTCGGGCCGGGGCGGCGCCGTGCTCGACACCGCCCGCCGGATCACGCACGGGATCACCGAGCCGGTCGTGGCGCCGGTCCGCCGGCTCGTGCAGCCCGTGCGGATGGGGAACGTCGGTCTGGACCTCTCGGTCCTGATCGTGTTCGTGCTCGTGTTCGTCGTCCGGCTGGTGGTCGTGCCGCTGATCCCGTTCTGA
- a CDS encoding helix-turn-helix transcriptional regulator: protein MHKVPEALSGARVIDPDQVCDAVAVLADGRRVADAATVLDVLGEANRLSILLALQHAGDLCVSDLAVAVGMSDSAVSHALRLLRAHGMVTAHRQGRLVRYRLTDGLARRLLEVVSAVAVTPGRLHAHGAGDEDAS, encoded by the coding sequence GTGCACAAGGTTCCGGAGGCACTCAGCGGCGCCCGCGTGATCGACCCGGACCAGGTCTGCGACGCCGTCGCCGTGCTGGCCGACGGCCGGCGGGTGGCCGACGCGGCGACCGTCCTGGACGTCCTGGGCGAGGCGAACCGTCTGTCGATCCTGCTCGCCCTGCAGCATGCCGGCGATCTCTGCGTCTCCGACCTGGCCGTGGCCGTCGGGATGAGCGACTCGGCTGTCTCGCACGCGCTGCGGCTGCTGCGCGCGCACGGCATGGTCACCGCGCACCGTCAGGGGCGGCTGGTCCGGTACCGGCTGACCGACGGTCTGGCGCGGCGGCTGCTGGAGGTGGTGTCGGCGGTGGCCGTCACCCCCGGGAGGCTGCACGCGCACGGCGCGGGCGACGAGGACGCGTCGTGA
- a CDS encoding NAD(P)H-dependent oxidoreductase, which yields MSTIIGVVAGPEPGGRTATAVAGLLAGAEKAGDSTRLIELSETSHDEVTAAFADADAVVFGSPVYRAGHTASLRALLEATERGKWGEKTAPLQGKAAAVVLTGASGHHFLAVDDLRSVLAGFFAVQVLSPGLYLDHSGYVDRNTLTPESAELAAAHGRALADLTAAVRSSEALRAVTPVV from the coding sequence GTGAGCACCATCATCGGCGTCGTCGCCGGGCCGGAACCGGGCGGACGGACGGCCACCGCCGTCGCCGGACTCCTCGCCGGCGCCGAGAAGGCGGGCGACAGCACCCGGCTGATCGAGCTCTCGGAGACCTCGCACGACGAGGTCACCGCCGCGTTCGCCGACGCCGACGCCGTCGTGTTCGGCAGCCCGGTCTACCGGGCCGGGCACACCGCGTCGCTGCGGGCGCTGCTGGAGGCCACCGAGCGCGGGAAGTGGGGCGAGAAGACCGCGCCGCTGCAGGGCAAGGCCGCCGCCGTCGTGCTGACCGGGGCGAGCGGGCACCACTTCCTCGCCGTCGACGACCTGCGCTCGGTACTCGCCGGGTTCTTCGCGGTGCAGGTCCTCTCCCCCGGGCTCTACCTCGACCACTCCGGCTACGTCGACCGGAACACCCTCACGCCGGAGTCGGCGGAGCTGGCTGCGGCGCACGGCCGGGCACTGGCGGACCTGACGGCCGCGGTCCGGTCGTCGGAGGCGTTGCGGGCGGTCACACCGGTGGTGTGA
- a CDS encoding patatin-like phospholipase family protein, translating to MSSPDRPRRIAVACQGGGSHTAFTAGVLARLLRSPALDDTEIVGLSGTSGGAICALVAWDRLRGGQGPGERASAARALEEFWADNAARSPLARLQNAGVVWAGALQGIGLLPASTPYLVPRPLDGTRQFLDLLGRHVDLAAITPDPDGREPLLLLGAVDVLTGEFRAFSSRTDRITDRSVLASAAIPTLFRAVHTHGGVYWDGLFSQNPPVRDLLDTDPDELWVVQINPSAIGSEPRTPIEIADRRNALAGNLSLNQELGFVETIDRLLAEGSLTPEAGYRHVTVRVLEMPPSVLASRVIGSASKLNRDASFLAGLQASGATAADRFLGALAVERAVLEGDVSAFRAAVVPEAVLYSTAPFRERDPGGVPLREHADRLLDGEFTVDPARKQVTRDAAVWDVRVTRAGDPAGAVPGRVEAELDDDGRITTLRLGPGD from the coding sequence ATGAGCAGCCCCGACCGTCCCCGCCGGATCGCCGTCGCCTGCCAGGGCGGGGGCAGCCACACGGCCTTCACCGCGGGTGTCCTGGCCCGGCTGCTGCGCTCGCCCGCCCTCGACGACACCGAGATCGTCGGGCTCTCCGGGACGTCGGGCGGAGCGATCTGCGCCCTCGTCGCGTGGGACCGGCTGCGCGGCGGGCAGGGCCCGGGGGAGCGCGCCTCCGCGGCACGGGCGCTCGAGGAGTTCTGGGCCGACAACGCCGCCCGGTCACCGCTGGCGCGGCTGCAGAACGCGGGCGTCGTCTGGGCGGGGGCGCTGCAGGGGATCGGGCTGCTGCCGGCGTCGACGCCGTACCTGGTGCCGCGCCCGCTCGACGGCACCCGCCAGTTCCTCGACCTGCTCGGCCGGCACGTCGACCTCGCCGCGATCACCCCGGACCCGGACGGGCGGGAGCCGCTGCTGCTGCTCGGCGCCGTCGACGTGCTGACCGGGGAGTTCCGTGCGTTCTCCAGCCGCACCGACCGGATCACCGACCGGTCGGTCCTGGCCTCGGCCGCGATCCCGACGCTGTTCCGCGCCGTGCACACCCACGGCGGGGTCTACTGGGACGGCCTGTTCTCGCAGAACCCGCCGGTCCGTGACCTGCTCGACACCGATCCCGACGAGCTGTGGGTCGTGCAGATCAACCCGTCCGCGATCGGGTCCGAGCCACGGACGCCGATCGAGATCGCCGACCGCCGCAACGCGCTGGCCGGGAACCTCTCGCTGAACCAGGAGCTCGGGTTCGTCGAGACGATCGACCGGCTGCTGGCCGAGGGCTCGCTGACACCGGAGGCGGGCTACCGGCACGTCACCGTGCGGGTGCTGGAGATGCCGCCGTCGGTGCTCGCGTCGCGGGTGATCGGGTCGGCGTCGAAGCTCAACCGCGACGCGTCGTTCCTGGCCGGCCTCCAGGCGAGCGGCGCGACGGCGGCCGACCGGTTCCTCGGGGCGCTGGCCGTGGAGCGGGCTGTGCTGGAGGGGGACGTCAGCGCGTTCCGGGCGGCGGTCGTGCCGGAGGCGGTCCTGTACTCGACGGCGCCGTTCCGCGAGCGCGACCCCGGCGGGGTGCCGCTGCGCGAGCACGCCGACCGGCTCCTCGACGGCGAGTTCACCGTCGACCCGGCACGCAAGCAGGTCACCCGGGACGCCGCGGTGTGGGACGTCCGGGTCACCCGGGCCGGGGACCCGGCCGGCGCGGTGCCCGGCCGCGTCGAGGCCGAGCTCGACGACGACGGCCGGATCACCACCCTGCGGCTCGGGCCGGGCGACTGA
- a CDS encoding methyltransferase produces MARDNGGVLPHLDPGRTERVRACLLEAGYTPDGVRALLGRSAHDALTRGEPEPAARASRDGGELGTLVRLFLLEDVEPEPAVTAALGDLDPLLEGRIVRRTPDGIRAALDVRPYGEGPGDAGEPGADWWVVSDLDSPAARQDREHVTGVGGASLSLAAATVRRPVGSLLDLGTGCGVQALHGSRHALRVTATDVLPRALALARLSCGLSGVDVDLREGPWFSPVAGERFDQVVSNPPFVPGPPRVDYVYRDSGQAGDSALAALLGELPGLLNPGGVAQLLGSWLHVRGEDWPDRVRSWLPPGVDAWVLQREVVDPGMHVGTWQRDAGLVPSSRAAREQATAWLDWMAAERVEGVGFGFLLLRRTDAEPTVVVEDLPGELGEGLGREMTGWLDRIDWLRAHPRDEDLLGATLLLAPETVLESASSVDPDGGWAELSTTVRRWGGPGWEHPVDGPAAALLAGCRGELPLSELLALLSFAHDRPYDALAGATLPAVREFVRHGLLVPVGGWPHPVASGAASTTPAGPVG; encoded by the coding sequence ATGGCACGCGACAATGGCGGTGTGCTCCCCCATCTCGACCCCGGCCGTACCGAGCGGGTCCGCGCCTGCCTGCTGGAGGCCGGCTACACCCCGGACGGCGTCCGCGCCCTGCTCGGGCGCTCGGCGCACGACGCGCTGACCCGCGGCGAGCCGGAGCCGGCCGCCCGGGCCAGCCGCGACGGCGGCGAGCTCGGCACCCTGGTCCGGCTGTTCCTGCTGGAGGACGTCGAGCCCGAGCCCGCGGTGACGGCCGCGCTCGGTGACCTGGACCCGCTGCTCGAGGGACGGATCGTGCGCCGCACCCCGGACGGCATCCGGGCAGCCCTGGACGTCCGGCCCTACGGCGAGGGGCCGGGCGACGCCGGCGAGCCCGGCGCCGACTGGTGGGTCGTGTCCGACCTCGACTCCCCCGCCGCCCGGCAGGACCGCGAGCACGTCACCGGCGTCGGCGGCGCGTCGCTGTCGCTGGCCGCGGCCACCGTGCGCCGCCCGGTCGGCTCGCTGCTCGACCTCGGCACCGGCTGCGGGGTGCAGGCCCTGCACGGGTCCCGCCACGCGCTGCGGGTCACGGCCACCGACGTGCTGCCGCGGGCGCTGGCGCTGGCCCGTCTGTCCTGCGGTCTCTCCGGCGTCGACGTCGACCTCCGCGAGGGGCCCTGGTTCTCCCCGGTGGCCGGTGAGCGGTTCGACCAGGTCGTGTCGAACCCGCCGTTCGTGCCCGGCCCGCCGCGGGTCGACTACGTCTACCGCGACTCCGGGCAGGCCGGGGACTCCGCGCTGGCCGCGCTGCTCGGGGAGCTGCCCGGGCTGCTCAACCCCGGCGGTGTCGCCCAGCTGCTCGGCTCCTGGCTGCACGTGCGCGGCGAGGACTGGCCGGACCGGGTGCGGTCGTGGCTGCCCCCGGGCGTCGACGCCTGGGTCCTGCAGCGCGAGGTCGTCGACCCGGGGATGCACGTCGGCACCTGGCAGCGCGACGCCGGGCTGGTGCCGTCGTCGCGGGCCGCCCGCGAGCAGGCCACGGCCTGGCTGGACTGGATGGCCGCCGAGCGTGTCGAGGGCGTCGGGTTCGGGTTCCTGCTGCTGCGCCGGACCGACGCCGAGCCCACCGTGGTGGTCGAGGACCTGCCCGGCGAGCTCGGCGAGGGGCTCGGACGGGAGATGACCGGCTGGCTGGACCGGATCGACTGGCTCCGCGCGCACCCCCGCGACGAGGACCTGCTCGGCGCGACGCTGCTCCTCGCCCCGGAGACGGTGCTGGAGTCGGCGTCGTCGGTGGACCCGGACGGTGGCTGGGCCGAGCTGTCGACGACCGTGCGCCGCTGGGGCGGCCCCGGCTGGGAGCACCCGGTGGACGGCCCGGCCGCGGCCCTGCTCGCCGGGTGCCGGGGCGAGCTCCCCCTCTCGGAGCTGCTGGCGCTGCTGTCGTTCGCGCACGACCGCCCGTACGATGCGCTGGCCGGGGCCACGCTGCCCGCGGTGCGCGAGTTCGTGCGGCACGGCCTGCTGGTCCCGGTCGGCGGTTGGCCGCACCCGGTGGCGTCCGGTGCGGCGTCGACGACCCCCGCGGGGCCCGTCGGATGA
- a CDS encoding alpha/beta hydrolase yields MTTQPAARNETDTTGGAAERAGDATEVLRRQAAGLVRDLRELADPEGLRAKVDPVGFGGALGEAAKSLAGSPGAVLRAGFGFGVDSAKAVAAAASRAVGGTTNGPASLPEKDKRYADPAWEGNAWYYLARQEHALLADRLTELSKAARVSPVARRKLDWLVGQTVEALAPSNAVVTNPAWPKKIVETGGLNVVRGARNMLRDTVQNRGMPRQVTPGQYVVGKDLAVTPGHVVFRNRLIELIQYEPQTEKVHETPLLMSPPWINKYYIMDLAPGKSLVEWAVQHGHTVFMISYRNPDSALADLTMSDYLREGPIAAIDVVREITGKDKINVAGLCLGGALSAATVAWLEARGTQYVNSLTLMNTLLDYTGPGQLGVFTDEQTVNRLERSMRKDGYLPAASMKTTFDLLRATDLVWNYVVNDWMLGEDPKPFDMLSWNADSTRMPAAMQTEYLRTLYLENRFAEGKLELAGERLDIADVRPDSYVITAESDHIAPWRSVYTGAAKIGGTVRFVLSNSGHIAGVVNPPSPKSRHWFGESDDLPASPDDWRDDAGERKASWWEDWTPWIAERAGKEVPAPKKVGSDAHPPLEPSPGRYVLTG; encoded by the coding sequence GTGACGACGCAGCCCGCAGCCCGGAACGAGACCGACACGACCGGCGGGGCGGCCGAACGGGCCGGGGACGCCACCGAGGTGCTGCGACGGCAGGCGGCGGGCCTCGTGCGCGACCTGCGCGAGCTGGCCGATCCCGAGGGTCTGCGGGCCAAGGTCGACCCGGTCGGATTCGGCGGTGCGCTCGGCGAGGCCGCGAAGTCCCTCGCGGGCAGCCCCGGCGCGGTGCTGCGGGCGGGCTTCGGCTTCGGCGTCGACTCGGCGAAGGCGGTCGCGGCGGCGGCCTCGCGCGCCGTCGGCGGCACGACCAACGGGCCGGCGTCGCTGCCCGAGAAGGACAAGCGCTACGCCGACCCGGCCTGGGAGGGCAACGCCTGGTACTACCTGGCCCGTCAGGAGCACGCGCTGCTCGCGGACCGGCTGACCGAGCTGTCGAAGGCCGCCCGGGTCTCGCCGGTCGCGCGCCGCAAGCTGGACTGGCTGGTCGGGCAGACCGTCGAGGCGCTCGCGCCGTCGAACGCGGTCGTCACCAACCCGGCCTGGCCGAAGAAGATCGTCGAGACCGGCGGCCTGAACGTCGTGCGCGGTGCCCGGAACATGCTCCGCGACACCGTGCAGAACCGGGGGATGCCGCGCCAGGTCACGCCGGGGCAGTACGTCGTGGGCAAGGACCTCGCCGTCACGCCGGGGCACGTGGTCTTCCGCAACCGGCTGATCGAGCTGATCCAGTACGAGCCGCAGACCGAGAAGGTCCACGAGACCCCGCTGCTGATGAGCCCGCCGTGGATCAACAAGTACTACATCATGGATCTCGCGCCGGGTAAGTCGCTGGTCGAGTGGGCGGTGCAGCACGGTCACACCGTCTTCATGATCAGCTACCGGAACCCGGACTCGGCACTCGCCGACCTGACGATGAGCGACTACCTGCGCGAGGGCCCGATCGCGGCCATCGACGTCGTCCGGGAGATCACCGGCAAGGACAAGATCAACGTCGCCGGGCTGTGCCTGGGCGGTGCCCTGTCCGCGGCGACCGTCGCCTGGCTCGAGGCGCGGGGCACCCAGTACGTCAACTCGCTGACGCTGATGAACACGCTGCTCGACTACACCGGCCCGGGGCAGCTCGGGGTCTTCACCGACGAGCAGACGGTGAACCGGCTCGAGCGGTCGATGCGCAAGGACGGCTACCTGCCCGCGGCGAGCATGAAGACGACCTTCGACCTGCTCCGCGCGACCGACCTGGTGTGGAACTACGTCGTCAACGACTGGATGCTCGGCGAGGACCCGAAGCCGTTCGACATGCTGAGCTGGAACGCCGACTCGACGCGGATGCCGGCCGCGATGCAGACCGAGTACCTGCGCACGCTGTACCTGGAGAACCGGTTCGCCGAGGGCAAGCTGGAGCTCGCGGGGGAGCGGCTCGACATCGCCGACGTCCGCCCGGACAGCTACGTCATCACCGCGGAGTCCGACCACATCGCACCCTGGCGCTCGGTCTACACCGGCGCGGCGAAGATCGGCGGCACGGTGCGCTTCGTCCTGTCCAACTCCGGCCACATCGCCGGGGTCGTGAACCCGCCGTCGCCGAAGTCGCGGCACTGGTTCGGCGAGTCCGACGACCTGCCGGCCTCGCCCGACGACTGGCGCGACGACGCCGGCGAGCGCAAGGCGTCGTGGTGGGAGGACTGGACCCCGTGGATCGCGGAGCGGGCGGGCAAGGAGGTCCCGGCGCCGAAGAAGGTCGGCTCCGACGCCCATCCGCCGCTCGAGCCGTCGCCGGGACGCTACGTCCTCACCGGCTGA
- a CDS encoding HhH-GPD-type base excision DNA repair protein — protein MTGICIAQEPEADALLGREPLALLIGMLLDQQIQMEVAFRGPQKLHDRLGGLDVRVIADHDPAEFATLATTPPAIHRYGGSMAKRVQEMCRAIVDDWDGDPAAIWTRGDPDGREVLRRLKALPGYGEQKAKIFVAILGKQYGVTPEGWREAAGDYGKDGTRLSAADVVDAQTLVEVRDTKKAIKAAAREKKAATAG, from the coding sequence ATGACCGGCATCTGCATCGCCCAGGAACCCGAGGCCGACGCGCTGCTGGGGCGCGAGCCGCTGGCACTGCTCATCGGGATGCTGCTCGACCAGCAGATCCAGATGGAGGTCGCGTTCCGCGGGCCGCAGAAGCTCCACGACCGGCTCGGCGGGCTCGACGTGCGGGTGATCGCGGACCACGACCCGGCCGAGTTCGCCACCCTCGCCACGACGCCCCCGGCGATCCACCGCTACGGCGGCTCGATGGCCAAGCGCGTGCAGGAGATGTGCCGGGCGATCGTCGACGACTGGGACGGCGACCCGGCCGCGATCTGGACCCGGGGCGACCCCGACGGCCGGGAGGTCCTGCGCAGGCTGAAGGCGCTGCCGGGCTACGGCGAGCAGAAGGCGAAGATCTTCGTCGCGATCCTGGGCAAGCAGTACGGCGTCACGCCGGAGGGCTGGCGGGAGGCCGCCGGGGACTACGGGAAGGACGGCACCCGGCTGTCGGCCGCCGACGTCGTCGACGCACAGACACTCGTCGAGGTACGGGACACGAAGAAGGCGATCAAGGCCGCGGCGCGCGAGAAGAAGGCCGCGACCGCCGGGTGA
- a CDS encoding sigma-70 family RNA polymerase sigma factor, with protein sequence MHMTVTTTAPAATSAETTAVPGPRRTTEAPTRAAAKKTAPRVASSSRARATAQDTALETTVPGASAALAEDLDAQSPAADLVRVYLNGIGRTALLTAAEEVDLAKRIEAGIFAQHRLDTATAEGTLESLDPQYRRDLRAVVRDGALAKNHLLEANLRLVVSLAKRYTGRGMPLLDLIQEGNLGLIRAVEKFDYTKGFKFSTYATWWIRQAITRGMADQARTIRLPVHLVEQVNKLARIKRDMHQRQGREPSEAELAQESGIPEHKISDLLDHARDPVSLDMPVGSEEEAPLGDFIEDAEATDAENTVISSLLSDDLRRVLATLEDREQKVIRMRFGLDDGQPRTLDQIGRAFTLSRERVRQIEREVMAKLRVGERADKLRAYAS encoded by the coding sequence ATGCACATGACGGTGACCACGACCGCTCCGGCCGCGACCTCGGCCGAGACCACGGCCGTTCCCGGCCCCCGCCGTACGACGGAGGCGCCCACCCGCGCCGCCGCGAAGAAGACCGCTCCCAGGGTCGCGTCGAGTTCCCGGGCACGGGCGACCGCACAGGACACCGCGCTGGAGACCACCGTACCCGGTGCGAGCGCCGCGCTGGCCGAGGATCTCGACGCGCAGAGCCCGGCCGCGGACCTCGTCCGCGTGTACCTCAACGGCATCGGCCGCACCGCGCTCCTCACGGCCGCCGAGGAGGTCGACCTCGCCAAGCGGATCGAGGCCGGCATCTTCGCCCAGCACCGCCTCGACACCGCGACCGCCGAGGGGACCCTCGAGTCCCTCGACCCGCAGTACCGGCGGGACCTGCGGGCGGTCGTCCGGGACGGTGCACTGGCCAAGAACCACCTGCTGGAGGCCAACCTCCGGCTGGTCGTCTCGCTCGCCAAGCGCTACACCGGGCGCGGCATGCCGCTGCTGGACCTGATCCAGGAGGGCAACCTGGGCCTGATCCGCGCGGTGGAGAAGTTCGACTACACCAAGGGCTTCAAGTTCTCGACGTACGCCACCTGGTGGATCCGGCAGGCGATCACCCGCGGGATGGCCGACCAGGCCCGCACCATCAGGCTGCCCGTGCACCTGGTGGAACAGGTCAACAAGCTCGCCCGGATCAAGCGCGACATGCACCAGCGGCAGGGCCGCGAGCCCAGCGAGGCGGAGCTCGCCCAGGAGTCCGGCATCCCGGAGCACAAGATCTCCGACCTGCTGGACCACGCGCGTGACCCGGTGAGCCTGGACATGCCCGTCGGGTCCGAGGAGGAAGCGCCGCTCGGCGACTTCATCGAGGACGCCGAGGCCACCGACGCCGAGAACACGGTGATCTCCAGCCTGCTGAGCGACGACCTCCGCCGGGTGCTCGCCACCCTGGAGGACCGGGAGCAGAAGGTCATCCGCATGCGGTTCGGCCTCGACGACGGCCAGCCCCGCACGCTCGACCAGATCGGCCGCGCCTTCACGCTCTCCCGGGAGCGGGTGCGCCAGATCGAGCGCGAGGTCATGGCGAAGCTGCGGGTCGGCGAGCGGGCCGACAAGCTGCGCGCCTACGCCAGCTGA
- the dtd gene encoding D-aminoacyl-tRNA deacylase, which translates to MKAVVARVRRASVTVCDDGDEPLRVSGAIGPGLLVLLGVHRDDVGDATRPATMARKLHELRILRDERSCADSGAPLLVVSQFTLHGETRKGRRPSWSAAARPEDAAPVVDAVVAALRGRGATVETGEFGADMAVESVNDGPFTVLVEV; encoded by the coding sequence ATGAAGGCCGTGGTCGCCCGGGTCCGCCGGGCCTCGGTGACGGTCTGCGACGACGGCGACGAGCCGCTGCGGGTGTCCGGGGCGATCGGCCCGGGCCTGCTGGTCCTGCTCGGGGTGCACCGCGACGACGTCGGCGACGCCACCCGGCCCGCGACGATGGCCCGCAAGCTGCACGAGCTGCGGATCCTGCGCGACGAACGCTCCTGCGCCGACTCCGGCGCCCCGCTGCTGGTGGTCAGCCAGTTCACCCTGCACGGCGAGACCCGCAAGGGGCGCCGTCCGTCGTGGTCCGCGGCGGCCCGGCCGGAGGACGCCGCACCCGTCGTCGACGCCGTCGTCGCGGCGCTGCGCGGGCGCGGCGCGACCGTCGAGACCGGTGAGTTCGGTGCGGACATGGCCGTCGAGTCGGTCAACGACGGCCCCTTCACCGTGCTGGTCGAGGTCTGA
- a CDS encoding flavin reductase family protein, translating to MSGSTAHTTSVPGPVTPEAMRDTLGAFASGVVVVTSHGPDGPIGFTCQSFSSLSLEPPLVSFSPARGSSTWPRIREIGRFCVNVLAADHEHHSAGFARSGVDKFAGVSWTPAPSGAPVLDGVGAWVDCTLWNEYDGGDHTIVAARVDALGADVARLPLLFFRGGYHLTPKESS from the coding sequence ATGTCCGGATCCACGGCCCACACCACGTCCGTCCCCGGCCCGGTCACCCCGGAGGCCATGCGCGACACGCTCGGCGCGTTCGCCTCGGGGGTCGTGGTCGTCACCTCCCACGGACCGGACGGGCCGATCGGTTTCACCTGCCAGTCGTTCTCCTCGCTGTCGCTGGAGCCACCGCTGGTGAGCTTCTCCCCCGCGCGGGGATCGTCGACCTGGCCGCGGATCCGCGAGATCGGGCGGTTCTGCGTCAACGTCCTGGCTGCCGACCACGAGCACCACAGCGCCGGGTTCGCGCGCTCGGGCGTCGACAAGTTCGCCGGGGTCTCGTGGACACCCGCCCCGTCCGGCGCGCCGGTGCTCGACGGCGTCGGCGCCTGGGTCGACTGCACCCTCTGGAACGAGTACGACGGCGGTGACCACACCATCGTCGCCGCCCGGGTCGACGCGCTCGGCGCCGACGTCGCGCGGCTGCCGCTGCTGTTCTTCCGCGGCGGCTACCACCTGACCCCGAAGGAGAGCTCGTGA
- a CDS encoding pseudouridine-5'-phosphate glycosidase yields MRIADEVSRALAAGRPVLACESTIVTHGLPRPRNLGVARDAEDLVRSLGAVPATIGVVAGEVVVGLTGDELERLASDPDVAKLSARDLPVAAATGVSGGTTVAATAHVAHRAGIRVFATGGLGGVHRGAASTFDESADLPALARLPIVVVSAGVKSVLDVPATLERLETLGISVAGYRTHAFPGFYVADSGYAVPQRVESPEQVAVAWRAARGLGLGSALLVANPVPAAEQLPPAEHDAALTAALAALDDAGITGQDATPFLLQRVRDATGDRSLEVNVAVYRNNMALGARIAAALAGPAGPAAVTPPV; encoded by the coding sequence ATGAGGATCGCCGACGAGGTGTCCCGGGCCCTGGCCGCCGGGCGGCCGGTGCTGGCCTGCGAGTCCACGATCGTCACCCACGGCCTCCCGCGGCCGCGGAACCTCGGCGTCGCGCGCGACGCCGAGGACCTGGTCCGCTCGCTGGGTGCCGTCCCGGCGACGATCGGCGTGGTCGCCGGCGAGGTCGTCGTCGGGCTGACCGGCGACGAGCTGGAGCGGCTCGCGTCCGATCCGGACGTGGCGAAGCTCAGCGCCCGCGACCTCCCGGTGGCCGCGGCCACCGGGGTCTCCGGCGGGACGACCGTCGCGGCGACCGCGCACGTCGCCCACCGGGCCGGGATCCGGGTGTTCGCCACCGGCGGTCTCGGCGGGGTGCACCGTGGCGCGGCGTCGACGTTCGACGAGTCCGCCGACCTCCCGGCGCTGGCCCGGCTGCCGATCGTCGTCGTGAGTGCCGGGGTGAAGTCGGTGCTCGACGTCCCCGCGACCCTGGAACGGCTGGAGACCCTCGGGATCTCGGTCGCCGGGTACCGGACGCACGCCTTCCCCGGGTTCTACGTCGCCGACTCCGGGTACGCGGTGCCGCAGCGCGTCGAGTCGCCGGAGCAGGTCGCGGTGGCCTGGCGGGCGGCACGCGGTCTCGGCCTGGGGTCCGCGCTGCTGGTGGCCAACCCGGTCCCGGCCGCCGAGCAGCTGCCCCCGGCCGAGCACGACGCCGCGCTGACCGCCGCGCTGGCGGCTCTCGACGACGCCGGGATCACCGGCCAGGACGCGACCCCGTTCCTGCTGCAACGGGTCCGCGACGCGACCGGTGACCGCAGCCTGGAGGTCAACGTGGCGGTCTACCGCAACAACATGGCGCTCGGGGCCCGGATCGCGGCGGCCCTGGCCGGGCCGGCCGGACCCGCGGCGGTCACACCACCGGTGTGA
- a CDS encoding helix-turn-helix domain-containing protein: MSRAQQEDRRRGSDGSSAASAAQRLRGAGAQAAEAAEDAWSAQVNALGGFIRAQRQMAKLSLREMAAMTKVSNAYLSQVERGLHQPSLKVLRSIADALHLDTDQMLSRAGWSFRDDDADPPAAATPDPGRDRAVPDVEAAVAADRRLSDEQKAALLGVYRSFVERD, from the coding sequence GTGAGCCGCGCGCAGCAGGAGGACCGCCGTCGCGGGTCCGACGGGTCGAGCGCCGCCTCGGCCGCACAGCGGCTGCGCGGCGCCGGTGCACAGGCCGCCGAGGCCGCGGAGGACGCCTGGAGCGCGCAGGTCAACGCGCTGGGCGGCTTCATCCGCGCCCAGCGCCAGATGGCGAAGCTCTCGCTGCGCGAGATGGCCGCGATGACGAAGGTGTCCAACGCCTACCTGAGCCAGGTGGAACGCGGGCTGCACCAGCCGTCGCTGAAGGTGTTGCGCTCGATCGCCGACGCGCTGCACCTCGACACCGACCAGATGCTGAGCCGGGCGGGCTGGTCGTTCCGCGACGACGACGCCGACCCGCCCGCGGCCGCGACGCCGGATCCCGGGCGGGACCGGGCCGTCCCGGACGTCGAGGCGGCGGTGGCGGCCGACCGGCGGCTGTCCGACGAGCAGAAGGCGGCCCTGCTGGGCGTGTACCGGAGCTTCGTCGAGCGGGACTGA